The stretch of DNA gaagggcatccagctgtagaagcattgccagataagactggagcctggtgcagccttctggcttcccagatccccggtcgaaccatccaacccatgctagcatggagaacggacgttaaacaatgatgatgatgatgatgatagatgaattttcttttcttataacaaAATTAGTTGGACAAACTTTGAAAAAAACAGCTGGATTCAAGAGGTGTGAAAAACAGGATGCTGGagataaaatattgagttttcataaatattttgatgTTATTTACACGACTGATCTGCCAGGGAGTTTTTATGTTTGATCTATCAGCAAACTAGGTGCACACGGGCTAAAATAGGTACATATGGGCTAACAGAATTATCAATTGGAGAAGCTAAACCCTCGAAGATTAGATGATTTGTTACGTAggttgataaataaatgaatattttcagtaCTTCAAATGGTCAGTCGAACTGATAATATTAGCTTTATATTATCAAAATCATTttaacagagatgtacttgcatagcaagtgacctgatctgagatcgtgtgctggagcaaaaacaattgcagcatagaaggtatttataagccatttaagaaacacacaaaaactgttagattcacttcaacatttaaagttttgtcagtgaaaagTTTggggtctcaaagcaacgaaaatattttgacaaattaaatttaaatgttgaagtgaatctaatggtttttgtgtttcttaaatggattataaacaaaatcatttttgtattcacttttccatgctggactGGACCTTTTTAAGACAATGTCTTATGACTGGATGACTGGACCTTTTTAAGGCAATGTCTTGTGGCTGGATGACTGGACCTTTTTAAGGCAATGTCTTATGGCTGGATGACTGGACCTTTTTTAAGGCAATGTCTTATGGCTGGATGACTGGACCTTTTTTAAGGCAATGTCTTATGGCTGGATGACTGAACCTTTTTTAAGGCAATGTCTTATGGCTGGATGACTGGACCTTTTTTAAGGCAATGTCTTATGGCTGGATGACTGAACCTTTTTTAAGGCAATGTCTTATGGCTGGATGACTGGACCTTTTTTAAGGCAATGTCTTATGGCTGGATGACCTCAGgacacacatatttaaacatcATTAGTtctatattgtatttttagtAGATTTTGAAATAATTCATACTTGATAGTAAGtcatttttaaccttttagcattcagatcattctgttaaatgtaatgcttatttaagcACATtcctttgaactaatcatgctttatcttgtagcttcaagatgtcAATGATGCGAGTCTTTCTTTTAACAATGACATTGTAGTATAGGTGTTAGATGCTGGATGTaaccagtttgaacacaaaacagcaaGAATACttgggccagatttggccagcttcaatactaaagggttaatatttgaACATGGAAAATTTTGTAaagcataatatattatttttattcccaGTTTTTCTTGAGACAGTATTATAAATGGCACAATGCATGCTGTTTCACCAATgaaaatgtttcttatttaatGTATTAAAAACGGAAATTGTTTGATTCGAAGGtttcatattgtttttcttttctcttttgcagGATGGACAGCATTATCGGATCAGTTGGTCGGTTAGGCAAAGTAAAAGTACGAAATGATGATGACTTGATTGACCGAATGAATCACCTGTATACTACgggaattttaataatatttacagTAGTGGTCAGTGCAAGACAGTATGTTGGTGATCCAATCCGATGTTGGTGCCCAGCCCAGTTTACATCAGCGCATGTTGAGTATACCAATAATGTGTGCTGGATTTCAAACACTTATTATGTTGATATGCAGGATCAGATTCCGGTGGCACACAATAAACGCAAAGAAAAGGAACTAGGCTACTACCAGTGGGTCCCAGTTGTCTTATTACTGCAGgctcttttattttatcttccaTGCATTATATGGCGCCTGTTAAACGGACAATCTGGGATCAACGTAGATCGCATTGTGAGTGTTGCCAGTGATGCTCAATACGAAAGTCCAGAAAACCGAACCCGTAACATAAAATATGTTGTAAGACATATGGACAGATGCCTGGACAACCAAAGAGAAACGCGACATTCGTGTTGTGTTAGACTGCGGCACATTCTTTCAGCAAACCTTTCTTTATTATGTGGTCGTCGTTATGGCAACTATCTTGTGGCTGTGTATTTTTTAGTAAAGATATTCTACATTGCTAATGTAATTGGCCAACTCTTCCTGTTAGACTCATTCCTTGGGTCAGGCTACCGTATTTACGGTTGGCAAGTTCTTGAGGACCTAGTTGAGGGAAACGACTGGACGGCCTCCCGTCGTTTCCCACGTGTAACATTATGTGACTTTGAGATTCGTCAGCTTCCAAATTTGAATCGCTATACCGTCCAATGCGTGCTTCCAATAAACCTTttcaatgagaaaatatatatattcctctggtTCTGGCTAGTCTTTGTATCCATGCTTTCTTGCTACAGTTTTGCTACATGGATTTTTCACATGATTTTTCCAACCACTCGTATACAATATGTACGGAAATTTCTCAAAATCATGGATCGAATAGGCTCAACACCAGATAAAAAGTTAGCTAATCGCTTCACGGTTGAGTACTTACGgcatgatggtgtgtttacattacgGTTAATAGGTAAAAATTCTAGTGACATTGTTGTTGCTGAAATTGTTTCTGGACTCTGGGATATGTACCGAAGTAAAAAATCAATACAAATACGAAGCAATGGACATGATACAGAAGGTGAAGATGTATAGCAGTACTTCATAGATTAGATAAAATATcataggaatatatattatacataggctcatttttccactttgaaatatatttgtataatattacatttttctgtatgcaagtgtgcgtgtgtgtaaatatttgaaagaatatgCATCCATAACTATCTGGAGAAGAAACCATTTACAGAAAGCATTGTGATTATAAAATGTTGActtgaaatgaaatcaaaatgaacctgggaaatgagagagaaaagaataaaagaaaaaaaaattgccaaaattttatgcagttggaaaaaaaaaaaaaaaatccaacattGCCTTTAAACATTCTTCCATTGTTAATGAATTTCAAACTCTCAGGTCAGTGTGCCTCAAGGTATATTTAGTAACTGTTGTCTTTTCACATTATCATCTAAAATGATGGCTGAAACCAAGTCTGTTGGGTTAAAGGCAGTTAGAAATATTTCACATACATTCTAAAGACATCAaataagggaaagaaaaaaaatctcaaaatttcaaaataacaaaacagaagtaaataaaaattaaaaaaaaaaaacatattaagataAGTCTAATTTTTTCCTCATGGGTATTTATATTCTATGAATACAAatacacagtgtgtgtatatatgtgtgtatgcatgtgtatttatatgtttgtaaaagaaaattgGTATACTaattgcaattgaaaaaaaatattactttttattgGTTATATTTTGTGAATGTTTTCTAAGATGGTTAATTGATTAGTTGACTGATTGGCTTGACAATAGGTTGTGTAGCTGTAATCTAAGCATTCCTTGACATCCAGGATCTCTCTTTGACTCATAAGTTGCTCTGAAATATATAAATCTCTACTTAGAATCATAGAAGAGAAACAGTGCCACAGTGTAAGCAGTATGGGTAACAGTTGCCAAAATTTAAAGTAGTTGGGGGAAAAGAAATTATTGacattatgataaaaaaaacaatctttacaaaaaaaaaaaattttaaagcatctatgaaagcaaaaagaaaccCTTCAGAatcattttaatgtaattttgttaCAAATAGACATtatttgtaattaattattaattaactttTGTTACATAATCAAACTGAGAATAAGTAGGTAAAGTAGAGAAATTGTTATTTTGATATAATTTGGCATCAGACAGCAAAGTAGGTATAAAGAACAGTGTGAAGTCAAAGCAATGTGATTTCTTTCATGTGGTGAACATTTAACAGAATGAAAATTTTATCTGAAGGGGTTACCACCTTCTTGAGAAATCCTTTCTGTCAATGCAGCACAATTCAACCACGACTGCAGAGAACCAGTCAGTTTACCGACAGATAGGCATATTCAAACTCAAAGAATGTCTATGATTTCTGTTAATCAAATTGGGAATTGTTAAGGGTCATCTAAAGAAGGGTTATAAcctgaaaaaaaatattcatatttgcattgGAATCAGCCAACATCTCCCAACATTAATTGTTCATCACATCAAAAAGACTAGCATTGCTTTCTCTAGCTTCGCTTCCTTCTTTATACACAAAACTATTTCGTTTTCACCCCCTGACATCTTTATAAATTGATACACTTAAAAATTagattcctttttcttttgaagttttACGAATTCCTAAACGAATTTTGTTGTATGGAATGACTAgatgatttttctgtttttttgggttttttttatctacaAAAATGTTTTAACTACTTTTGTATTCTTTTCAATGTAAATCAACTTCTATATTTTTTGACTGTACCCTTACAAATCTAGCTAGACCTATTTTCTCAAACAGATATTCATGACTTAACCATAGCAGCTTCAAttattttctgtctctctctcagacaAATAAAACTGAAGTCAGCCTTAACCCAATCctataaaacattaaaagactTGTGGTGCTCAAATACTACTCAATGTTTGTGGAGGACATCTGTATACGCATGAGTGAGTGTATCAATGCAAgacatgaatgaatgaaagtgtGCTTCTACAGGCCTGGTTCTTACACAGTCATTCAATTTTGTATATGATGATACTATTAACAAATTTAAGCCTTCAGTTGGTATACAACTGTAACTTTCATGGTTGTGGTATTTTTATCTATAAGGAGAGGCAACCTAACTGTTTTACAAAGAATGAAAGATTTTACGATGTTTGTCcatttttcatgtatatttgtgattcctttttttgttcctttttatttattatttttgtttgttttttttttgttttttccatatgtattatagaaaaacataaatctgtcatttcatctatgtctgcatgtgtgtgcagtgATATTTCAGAACCAAATTATTTAATACATACTATGATATTTATATgatgtaataatttatatataacaagaatGGGAGAAAAAAAGCTGTGTAAAGCAAGCATTTCAGATACTCGTGGGCTGTGCAAATGATTGGCATTTGTGaccttgtacatatacatgctgagataaatataaaactacacatacatacacacacacacatatatatatatagagagagaaaggtgaatgtgtttgtgggtttgtatgtgtttgtaaaggAACAAGGATATCTGTTCTATGTGATATTGCTGCCACTGTGGGATGCAGGCTGATACaagtacatacacgtgtgtgtgtgtgtgtgtgtctgaattaataataatctATTCTATATATTTCCACTATAAGAAAGAATCCTATATTTGAACATGAAATACAATATGAACACATAGAcacagtatatctatctatctagctatctttatatatatatatatattattcaaaggaattccaactctgttttttatattatatttatattcttagtaatattaatatagaatatatagtataaataatataaatataataaaatgaaatgaagtattgattgtcttattgaatagatgaaatactgaatatcaaatattaagggactagtatactttcttgcatttaagcagtctttaaggtcccaggttgtgacaggaatattTCAACTAACTGtaacaacctgggaccttgaagactgcctaaatgcaagaaagtatgctagtcccttaatatttgatattcaataagacaatcaatacttcatttcattttactatatatactatttatagcggacgttaaacgatgatgatgatgattctatattcaacattaatattataaagaatataaaaaacagacagagttggaattcttttgaataatatatatccctctatacactatcatacaaacccctttttattaatatgtataaatatatatatatatatatatatatatatatatatatatatacatatgtgtgtgtgtgagagtgagagtgagagactgcatgttgaaaaaaatttttttaattgtacatgcatgtttctttatatgtttatacCAATGGCCTAGTATTTGCAAGATATAATAAAATCTCATGACTAAGAGACTGGTCTTTTGTTGCATGTTGCTAGTTTATTGAATAATGCTgcctatttcttctttttttccagtGCAAATATCTCTTATGGAccacacagcaaaaaaaaaaaaaaaagaaaaaaaagatacatgtAAATTCTTTAGTTGATCTCATTTATACACAATTtaaatcaaatgtaaatatatatgagaggaaTTATGCTACCTATGTCGAAATTATCTTCATTTACAATTTACACGTATTAGATCTCTGCATTGGTGCTATTTCTTTAGTAAGTGATAATAAATATACTTGTACAATATATCAATCAAAGTTCATGGTATACACTACAGAACTGACAcacgtcacacacatatacatacacacatatgtacatatatatgtatacatgtacatatatatgtatatatatatatatatatatatatatatatatatataatatatatatatataggtgtgtgtgtgtatgtgtatatatatgtatatatctgtctatatatgtatatatatgtgtatatatctgtctatatatgtatatatatgtgtatatatatctttgtatatatgatatatatatatatgtatacatatatatatgtatacatatatatatgtatacatatatatatgtatacatatatgtatacatatatatatctatatatatatatgcgtgtgtgtgtgtgtatgtatacatatatatatgtgtatgtatacatatctatatatgtgtatgtatatctccgaacactgcttggtcgaattaattaataattaattctatccttttttattgacaatatctatatatatatatattatatatatatatatgtgtgtgtgtgtgtatgtgtatgtatacatatctatatctgtatgtatgtatacatatatatatgtatgtatgcatgtatacatatatatatgtatgtatgcatgtatacatatatatgcatgcatgtgtgtgtatatatatatatatatatatgcatgcatgtgtgtgtatatatatatatatatgcatacatatgtatgtatatgtacatatatatttcgttttgttgtgtcttgggagagtcattattCCACGGTAGCatgaaatatgtatatctgtggtTAAGGAACTCACTTTGCATCCATGCTTTCAAGTTCTGTCTCACTACATAGCATCTTAGGGAATCGTTCACTATTATATTCTCAGGCTGtgcaataccttgtgagtgaatttggtagatggttaCACTATAgaaatccttgtgtgtgtgtgtgtgtgtgcgtgtgtatcatcctcatcatcatcacttaacatccatttcccattctggcatggattggatgctgATGCTTAGATATATGAGAGTGTTCCTGTGTTTgtgcccaccattgcttgactaccagtgttggtatgtttatgtccccataacatggAGTCTTGACAACAAAGACTAATACAGGAAGTACCAGATTTCAAAAAATGAGAATCACTGGAGTTTGGTTTATTTGACTAATGTACATGGGGCTCTAAACATAACAGTCACAAATTtacatctatttatacacacaatatatatatatatatatatatatatatatcatcatcatcatcatctggatgcccttcctaatgtcaaccactccgtgagtgtagtgggtgctttttacgtgccaccggcacaggggccaggggaggctggcagtggccacaatgggttggtgctttttatgtgccaccggcacaggtatgacaactacaatttccatttgatatttattttgatgttgatgtacttgactcaataggtctcctcaagcacagcaggtcacgtgccaccggcacagaagccagtcaaggcggcactggcataggccacgccacctcgactggcttctgtgccggtaatCTCTATCAAAGAACTGGAATCATGAGAGACTATATGTTGATACATCTTGAAGATTAGGACTttacatcacatcatcatcatcatcgtttaacatccactttccatgctagcatgggttggacgatttgactgagggctggcgaaccagatggctgcaccaggcttcaatcttgatctggtagagtttctacagctggatgcccttcctaacgccaaccactccgagagtgtagtgggtg from Octopus sinensis linkage group LG2, ASM634580v1, whole genome shotgun sequence encodes:
- the LOC115232440 gene encoding innexin unc-9 isoform X1; this translates as MTSVRFFAELAATTAGPASNALSTRRASIAARRASEVIGEGGFEHPIHHSSYSTSYLSAFDDVSSNLMDSIIGSVGRLGKVKVRNDDDLIDRMNHLYTTGILIIFTVVVSARQYVGDPIRCWCPAQFTSAHVEYTNNVCWISNTYYVDMQDQIPVAHNKRKEKELGYYQWVPVVLLLQALLFYLPCIIWRLLNGQSGINVDRIVSVASDAQYESPENRTRNIKYVVRHMDRCLDNQRETRHSCCVRLRHILSANLSLLCGRRYGNYLVAVYFLVKIFYIANVIGQLFLLDSFLGSGYRIYGWQVLEDLVEGNDWTASRRFPRVTLCDFEIRQLPNLNRYTVQCVLPINLFNEKIYIFLWFWLVFVSMLSCYSFATWIFHMIFPTTRIQYVRKFLKIMDRIGSTPDKKLANRFTVEYLRHDGVFTLRLIGKNSSDIVVAEIVSGLWDMYRSKKSIQIRSNGHDTEGEDV
- the LOC115232440 gene encoding innexin unc-9 isoform X4 produces the protein MMDSIIGSVGRLGKVKVRNDDDLIDRMNHLYTTGILIIFTVVVSARQYVGDPIRCWCPAQFTSAHVEYTNNVCWISNTYYVDMQDQIPVAHNKRKEKELGYYQWVPVVLLLQALLFYLPCIIWRLLNGQSGINVDRIVSVASDAQYESPENRTRNIKYVVRHMDRCLDNQRETRHSCCVRLRHILSANLSLLCGRRYGNYLVAVYFLVKIFYIANVIGQLFLLDSFLGSGYRIYGWQVLEDLVEGNDWTASRRFPRVTLCDFEIRQLPNLNRYTVQCVLPINLFNEKIYIFLWFWLVFVSMLSCYSFATWIFHMIFPTTRIQYVRKFLKIMDRIGSTPDKKLANRFTVEYLRHDGVFTLRLIGKNSSDIVVAEIVSGLWDMYRSKKSIQIRSNGHDTEGEDV
- the LOC115232440 gene encoding innexin unc-9 isoform X2 encodes the protein MVVDLHILDVILIAWMDSIIGSVGRLGKVKVRNDDDLIDRMNHLYTTGILIIFTVVVSARQYVGDPIRCWCPAQFTSAHVEYTNNVCWISNTYYVDMQDQIPVAHNKRKEKELGYYQWVPVVLLLQALLFYLPCIIWRLLNGQSGINVDRIVSVASDAQYESPENRTRNIKYVVRHMDRCLDNQRETRHSCCVRLRHILSANLSLLCGRRYGNYLVAVYFLVKIFYIANVIGQLFLLDSFLGSGYRIYGWQVLEDLVEGNDWTASRRFPRVTLCDFEIRQLPNLNRYTVQCVLPINLFNEKIYIFLWFWLVFVSMLSCYSFATWIFHMIFPTTRIQYVRKFLKIMDRIGSTPDKKLANRFTVEYLRHDGVFTLRLIGKNSSDIVVAEIVSGLWDMYRSKKSIQIRSNGHDTEGEDV
- the LOC115232440 gene encoding innexin unc-9 isoform X6, giving the protein MDSIIGSVGRLGKVKVRNDDDLIDRMNHLYTTGILIIFTVVVSARQYVGDPIRCWCPAQFTSAHVEYTNNVCWISNTYYVDMQDQIPVAHNKRKEKELGYYQWVPVVLLLQALLFYLPCIIWRLLNGQSGINVDRIVSVASDAQYESPENRTRNIKYVVRHMDRCLDNQRETRHSCCVRLRHILSANLSLLCGRRYGNYLVAVYFLVKIFYIANVIGQLFLLDSFLGSGYRIYGWQVLEDLVEGNDWTASRRFPRVTLCDFEIRQLPNLNRYTVQCVLPINLFNEKIYIFLWFWLVFVSMLSCYSFATWIFHMIFPTTRIQYVRKFLKIMDRIGSTPDKKLANRFTVEYLRHDGVFTLRLIGKNSSDIVVAEIVSGLWDMYRSKKSIQIRSNGHDTEGEDV
- the LOC115232440 gene encoding innexin unc-9 isoform X3, whose amino-acid sequence is MDIFDAGRWMDSIIGSVGRLGKVKVRNDDDLIDRMNHLYTTGILIIFTVVVSARQYVGDPIRCWCPAQFTSAHVEYTNNVCWISNTYYVDMQDQIPVAHNKRKEKELGYYQWVPVVLLLQALLFYLPCIIWRLLNGQSGINVDRIVSVASDAQYESPENRTRNIKYVVRHMDRCLDNQRETRHSCCVRLRHILSANLSLLCGRRYGNYLVAVYFLVKIFYIANVIGQLFLLDSFLGSGYRIYGWQVLEDLVEGNDWTASRRFPRVTLCDFEIRQLPNLNRYTVQCVLPINLFNEKIYIFLWFWLVFVSMLSCYSFATWIFHMIFPTTRIQYVRKFLKIMDRIGSTPDKKLANRFTVEYLRHDGVFTLRLIGKNSSDIVVAEIVSGLWDMYRSKKSIQIRSNGHDTEGEDV